One segment of Castanea sativa cultivar Marrone di Chiusa Pesio chromosome 3, ASM4071231v1 DNA contains the following:
- the LOC142629275 gene encoding putative WRKY transcription factor 3, with product MGKREEQPQPPSTTSFSSSTSSSSLPLKLTASYSSSSSSSLLRPTITLPPRTSMETIFNGGGGGGGGGGNSSGSGLGLSGLGFSPGPMTLVSSFFNDNDDCKSFSQLLAGAMTSPAAQRPSLPPPPPPPMAVEDVGGGGGGSGGRGKDDDKSFSGGGGEEEFRFQQNRPTGLAISPLSIFTVPPGLIPAGFLDSLGQGPLGMTHQQALAQVTAQAAQAHTHVHIQADYSSSLSAAPATSLTQLPAFTTNTTAHQQVPPSIPDSGVVNQSSDFSHFDQRSQPSTFAVDNPLNDGYNWRQYGLKQVKGSEFLQSYYKCISLGCPVKKKVERSLDGQVTKTIYKGQHNHELPQKRAKDTGNSNLGNPDFASLVQSGNLNKLKEETGLYLMSKKDQESSQATPKHLSGTTESEVVDDAETGVDEKDEDEPEAERQSTEVRVSEPAFSHRTVTEPRIMVQTTSEVDVLDDGYRWRKYGQKVVKGNPNPRRYYKCTTVGCNVRKHVERASSDPKVVISTYEGKHNHDIPAAKSSSHNTANSIALQSKPDKVLPEKHSLINNMGLGNNEQQPIARLRLKEEQIT from the exons atgggaaagagagaagaacaGCCACAACCACCGTCAACGACGtcgttttcttcttctacttcttcatcttctttaccGTTAAAACTAACGGcgtcttattcttcttcttcttcttcttcgttgttACGTCCCACGATAACTCTTCCGCCGCGAACTTCGATGGAAACTATATTCAACGGCGGCGGAGGAGGTGGCGGCGGCGGTGGGAATAGTAGTGGGTCGGGCTTGGGCCTAAGTGGGCTGGGCTTTAGCCCGGGGCCCATGACTCTTGTTTCCAGCTTTTTCAACGATAACGATGACTGCAAGTCTTTCTCTCAGCTCCTCGCCGGAGCTATGACTTCTCCGGCGGCTCAGCGGCCGAGTTtgcctcctcctcctcctcctcctatgGCTGTCGAAGATGTTGGAGGAGGAGGCGGTGGCAGCGGTGGACGTGGAAAAGACGATGATAAGTCCTTCTCCGGCGGCGGTGGAGAGGAAGAGTTCCGGTTTCAGCAGAACCGGCCGACGGGTTTGGCGATATCGCCGTTGTCGATTTTCACAGTTCCGCCCGGACTCATCCCCGCTGGCTTCCTTGACTCGCTGGGTCAG GGACCCTTGGGGATGACTCACCAGCAAGCTCTGGCTCAGGTCACAGCTCAGGCTGCACAAGCTCATACCCATGTGCATATTCAAGCTGATTATTCATCTTCATTATCGGCAGCGCCTGCTACATCATTAACACAGCTTCCAGCCTTTACTACCAATACAACTGCACATCAGCAGGTGCCACCCTCGATACCAGACTCTGGCGTTGTGAATCAATCATCTGATTTCTCTCATTTTGATCAGAGATCCCAACCTTCTACATTTGCTGTTGATAATCCTCTTAACGATGGCTACAACTGGCGGCAATATGGGCTGAAGCAAGTGAAAGGTAGTGAATTTCTTCAAAGCTATTACAAATGCATATCTTTAGGTTGTCCCGTCAAGAAAAAGGTTGAGCGCTCTCTTGATGGCCAAGTAACTAAAACAATTTACAAGGGGCAGCACAACCATGAACTACCTCAGAAGCGTGCAAAAGATACTGGAAATTCTAATCTGGGAAATCCAGACTTTGCTAGCCTAGTTCAAAGTGGGAATTTGAACAAGTTGAAAGAAGAGACAGGTCTTTATTTAATGTCAAAGAAGGATCAGGAATCGAGCCAAGCTACACCTAAACACTTATCTGGTACGACTGAAAGCGAGGTAGTGGATGATGCTGAAACTGGAGTAGATgaaaaagatgaagatgaaCCTGAAGCAGAGAGACA GAGTACAGAGGTCAGGGTTTCAGAGCCAGCTTTTTCACATAGGACTGTCACAGAGCCTAGGATCATGGTGCAGACAACTAGTGAAGTGGATGTTTTAGATGATGGGTATAGGTGGCGCAAATATGGACAGAAAGTTGTCAAAGGAAATCCTAATCCAAG AAGGTATTATAAATGCACAACTGTAGGATGCAACGTCCGTAAACACGTTGAGAGGGCTTCATCAGATCCTAAAGTTGTCATATCAACATATGAGGGCAAGCATAATCATGACATACCAGCTGCTAAAAGTAGCAGCCACAACACAGCCAACAGCATTGCATTACAGTCAAAACCAGACAAAGTTCTGCCTGAGAAGCATTCCTTAATTAACAATATGGGTCTTGGGAACAATGAACAACAGCCTATAGCACGTTTACGATTGAAAGAAGAACAGATAACTTAG